In Streptomyces paludis, the genomic stretch ACAGCCCGGAAAGCCATCCTGGATACATGACCACACAGACCTTCGCCCCCGTGTCCGCCGCCCCCGCCAAGGGCCCCGCCGAGTCCCCCGCCCACCCCGTCGGCAACGCGCTGCGCGCTGTCCGGACCTTCCTGGCCACGGCGTTCAGCGTGGCCGTGATGGGGGAGTACAGCGAGGAGGCGGGCATCAAGCGGCGTTGATCCGCCGTCGGCCGTAGTCGGCCGCCGTCAGCCGTAGTCGCCCGTCGCGGGCCGTCGTTGGCTCATTCCTGACTGCCGCGGACCGGCGCTGACCGCCGCTGACCCCTACGGGCCCGGGCGCCCGCCCCTGATCCACTAGGGTCGCGGCCGTGACCTTCCGGACCGTGACTTCTCGCTCACTCACCGCAGTGGGCCTGCTCGCCCTGTCTCTGGCCGCACTCGCCACGCTCTGTGTCGCCCAGCGCATCCCCATGGCCGACGCCCTCATCTACCGGGCCGAGGGCGCGGCCGTCGTCGACGGCACGGATCTCTACGGGCCGACGCCCTACGAGTCGAACCACTACGGGCCCGGCCACTACGGGCTCGCCGGCGCCAACGGCGTCACCGGAGCCGCCACCGGCTGGCAGCTGTCCGCCGGATACCCGCCGTTCGCCGCCCTTCTCTTCGTACCGACCACCTGGCTGCCCGTCGGTGCCCTCAAGGTCGTCCTCGTCATCGGGAACGCCGCGCTGCTGGCGCTGTTCGTCCGGCTGTCCTGGCGCTTCGCCGGACTCCCGGCCGTCAACGCCGCCGTCCCCATCACCCTCGCGGTGGCCGTCGCGCTCTGGCTCGAACCCGTACTCCAGACCGTCCTGTTCGGGCAGATCAGCCTCGCCGTCGGCTGCCTCGTCCTGTGGGACCTGTCCCGGCCCGAGCAGGCGCTCGGCAAGGGTTTCGCCCTAGGGGTCGCGGCCGGTATCACCCTCACCCCGGCCGTCTTCCTCGTCTACCTGCTGGTGACCGGGCGCGTACGGGCCGGGCTGACCGCTCTCGCCGGCCTCATCGGCACCGTACTGCTCGGTCTGCTCGTACTCCCGCACGCCAGCGGGGAGTTCTGGACGCACCACGTCGTGGAGTTCGGCCGGTACGGCGGCCCCGCGGGCCAGGTGTGGACCGCCGGGAACCAGTCGCTGTACGGGCTGCTCGCGCGCGCCCTGCACACCCCCGAGCCGGGCGTCTG encodes the following:
- a CDS encoding glycosyltransferase 87 family protein: MTSRSLTAVGLLALSLAALATLCVAQRIPMADALIYRAEGAAVVDGTDLYGPTPYESNHYGPGHYGLAGANGVTGAATGWQLSAGYPPFAALLFVPTTWLPVGALKVVLVIGNAALLALFVRLSWRFAGLPAVNAAVPITLAVAVALWLEPVLQTVLFGQISLAVGCLVLWDLSRPEQALGKGFALGVAAGITLTPAVFLVYLLVTGRVRAGLTALAGLIGTVLLGLLVLPHASGEFWTHHVVEFGRYGGPAGQVWTAGNQSLYGLLARALHTPEPGVWWALAAALTAAAGLWTARRAAVRAGAETWGVLAAALTALLVAPVGWSHHWVWCVPLLAVLLAERRFGTAAVAGVVWTAGGHLGVVPHQAGAELRLPWWQQPAASPYALAALGLLVYVAWRAHDFRRARARLRARPYVPPPRTHMPTPRRHGAKSTVGGPFDRRGSALGQQDVGVVEHAQYD